In Thunnus thynnus chromosome 17, fThuThy2.1, whole genome shotgun sequence, the genomic window GAGTTCACTAGGGGAGACCGGAGGAGCTTCCATTGTGTCCTGGCTGTTGAATGGCTACTCATACAGCAAGAAGCACTTAGCTGTATTTAGAATATACGCTTGCGCTTAAGGTAGGAGTCTGCGTAATGACCACCGAGGCCTTGGGAGTGCTGGCCAACGTACCCGCCCTCGGGGCTTGGCTCTGGAGACGGGATCAGACGGGAGAAGACACGCTTGTGGCTACCGATGGGAGTCTACAAtttgtaaagaaaaagaagacaaaaaaacaagagaaatcaATATAGAGCAAataatgtgcacaaaaaattgAGACGCAAAAGAAAGCATAGacaagaaaatgtccaaattacCCTCACGGCGTTCCCCAGGCCTGGAGGGTAGTTAGTGGTGTGGCTAACAGGAGGCATTCCCACAGCCTGAGGAAAAACAACCAACTTTCAGTGGCTAAAACTTCCTTTATTAAGACTTATTCACCCAGACCAACATTAATTATTGAACATTGGCTTATTCTTAGAATCTAACCCTCTACTTTTTATCTGTTCCCAATACTGCCGTAATGTTCTTGCACAGACAAGTAATGAATAGTTTGGAACAAAAAAGAGGTtcatttcacaaagaaaaaaaaaaaagtccaaatcaGTCCAAAGCTTTTGTCTTACCCTGTTGAGCTGGGTGGAAGGGAGGCTACCGTTACTGGGGGTCTCAGGCCCTGAGCTGAAATATGAGGACAGGGGAGGGCTGGGAGGGTAACTGTAGTGGGAAAACCGCTCACTGTACTCGGGGTGACGAGAGAGCTGCAGAGATAAACAAACAAGTCCACAGCTGCATTACCGGAGGGCGCTACGCATTTAAATTAATAGCATTAAAAGTTTGCTCACGTCTTCTCGTAATGGTTGATTAAACACTACCTGCTGTCCGAATCCTGCCAGGGCCCCGGTATCAAGGttctcctgctgttcatacAAGTGGGTCAAGGGATCCTGAGGACAAACACCAGATGGGCATTAGACCAGATCACAGCATATAGCACATTGAATGAGCAGCAAAAACAGTATGGTGTGTACTGCATTGTAATTTCAATTGAAGCAGTACattataatgttaaaataaaagctaaaaaagTGTGAGTGAGTCTTTCCTATGGACGAAGAGGGGCAATTCAGTGGTTACCTGGTGTACAGGAGGGTACTCTGGGCTGTAGGACTCCTGGTAGCGCAGGTTGTAATTTGGCTGTATGCTCTGGTGTGAGTGCTGGTTGGACACGTTGCTTAGTGTAGGCCTCTTCCTATAGGGGTGAGGTCTGCAGTTTCCTCCTGGAACAGGGGGAGAGCAGACAGACATAAGATATTTTGCCTGAATACCTGAGTTGATGCAGCAAACAAAAACCGACTGCTGAGCAAGAAAACCAGAACGGCAGAGTACAAAAAGAGCATCTCACCTGAAGGAAAAACATTGCTGACATTGAGAAAGGCGTTCTGGGGAAGATTCACCTCTTTGGGAGGATCTCCTAGTATGGAtacctgagagaagagaaagtTACTCAATTTTGATATATAAGAAGACAGTTTCTCATTTATACTTAACCAAAAAGCTGGATGAGAAGAGGCAGAAAGCCTATTATGTAAATTACTTGGGACCTCACCCCTTGTGCTGTGAGGCCATCTGCCCCAATCATGCCACCCATCAGAGGCATGGAGATGCCCTGCAGAGTGGGAGAGGAAGTCTGGGGGAAGGTGCACGCTGCAGTGGGAGACTCCTGCTCCCTTGCCAGGGCTCTGCCAAGTGGCATTGGCTTTAGGGGGGCCAGAGGATCTGCCTGAAGACCAAGACCTGGGACAACACCGCCTAAAAGGAATAAGAGAGATGgactgtaaattaaaaataaatttaatttattcatttttttatctgtttttctacCCTGAATCCATGTTTGTCATAAACGTTTGTGAATCAAACTTgcaaaaattcatttttttgattgtttttttaaaccacaaatgttaaaaatcaaGTTAATTTCAATACATTTGTTGAATTCTACCATGTGACATTAAGATTGATTAGCATTGTGACCAAAATATCAGGACTATTGTAAAGATCAGAAAGCATGATTAACTGGCAAAGAGAGTTACAGATGTTTAGCATCATaagcaaagcaaaaacatgCAGTTTGTGGCTCTAGGAGCTACGGCTGGAGTCGGCGGATGCCAAACCTTGGGGCAGGTCTCCGAGCAGATGGACTCCCTGCTGGACAGGCAGAGCAGCCAGAGGATTCTCCCCAATGAGTCCTGCCTGCTGGCCAAAGGAGAGAACAGAGTTCAGGGTCACACAACCTGGCAGCAACACCTAAGTGGCGGAAAACTGCTGAACTACACGAGCACACTTAATCAGCACTGAGGCTTACTCACCACATATGAAATGAAGTCCTTACAGAATGGTTATTTACACTTTTTGCGCACAATAGAGCACAACACCTACCTCATCAGTCAGCACCACTCAAAAGCACCcccacccaacacacacacacacaaaaacctaCTTCCTAGCGAGAGCTTACCCACTCAGGCATTGCGTTTTCTATCACCAAGCACATAAAAGACCAGGATCTGTCTAgcttcaccaccaccacctcacaCTGATagccaaacacaaacaccattATCACTCACACAAGGCACTAGAGGGGTTTCTTTATTGTGTAGCACCTGAGCCCACAGAAGATGATTTCCCAGAAAGGCATGCTAATGGTAAAGTGGGAAAGAGCAGAGTagggagggtggggtggggtgggaaGGGTGTATGAGTAGGAGAGGATGAGTCAAAACAGGCTGTGCGGCTGAGAGGATgatgtcagagaaaaaaaaaaaaaaaaaaggaagaaaggcAGCGGTACCTGCTGGGCCTTGGCCTGGTTCTGAAGGAGCAACTGGAGCAAGGCAGCGGAGAGGGCGGGGTTGGCCAGCAGCGGCATCGTAGGAGCTGCCCCGAGAAGGCCTGCACATAAAGCGAGCACATCAGGATCGACAGAACAAAACCTAAAAACACTATTCAAAGTATCCGCAGAGCCAGTGAGGACTCCTCACCTTGTTTGTGTCCCTGTGAGAGCGGGTTCAGCAGCATCTTGAGGGTGGCGGGGTTATTTAGGCCTGTGAGTATCTGCATGGCTGTGGGATCAGGGAGGAGACCTTTACCCCTGTTCACAGCCTTGGAGAGAGGGGCCACAAGACAAGACATTCAGCACAAGAGCAACGGCTAAATGAATCTGGATATTCATTAGAAATATGCGACGTGAATACCGTGGTTTGGGCAGCAATCAGAGCGGCTAACATGCTTCTTCCGGGAGGGCCAGGAGCACAGAAGGACATCCTGATGTGTGTCCCACCCAGCAGCCTGCCGTCAGTGAGTCGCTGCGCCTCCTCGGCCATCTCGGCCGTGGCGAACTCCAAAACCGCAAAGCGCCGGAAACTTCCATCTTGTCCCTGAGCCAACTGTCAAGGTGAGGTGGagaagaaaaagtcattttaatcTCACGGAAACATTATCAGCCAAAGTTCTGCTGCcaataaatactgtacacacacaagtTAGGGCTGACTGCCAGGCCTgcgtttttttccccacttacACCGTGAATGCACATGTTTGAGTGCAACAGCTATCTAAAAGCATATTTATGTCCTGTAAAACCCCTGGAATGTACTGGAATCACTGCTCAAACTAAATTTAAAGTGATGTTGAAAATCTCAACAGATTCTTTTTCTGGGTTTTGTTTATTAATAATACAGGttcccttttaaaaaaaaaaaaaaaaaaaaaaggaaaaaaaaaagaaaagaaagaaaaagtggcACTGCCCGTTTCTCGTAAACCAGCTGTTATTCAAGACTTCctctaaaaaagacaaaatgtccATCCAAAATATTTCTTTCGCATTCTTTTGCTTAAATATAGGTACTATTCTGGGAATATGATGACCATGTAGCTTTTAAAATTTCCCTCTAAAAAGGCCCTCCACTCACCATCTGTCATGAGTGGCCTCATGATCTAATACCACCATGTTTCATACCCTCAAAACCAGGCCAGCTGTAGCTTGTTCAAACAAGTGTTGGGAAACTCAACGTTTTCTTTTAAACTATCACATGACCCTTAATCATCACCGCTTTTGCCACAATCCTAAAAAACCCTGGAACCAGCAGAAAAGTACTACTATGTGTGTCGTGCTAAAAGGAcacccctctctctcattcCAGAAAAGCCTGCTGAATGACACCACCTGGGAGAGTCAGGTGGTCATCACCATAGAAACCAGCAATGCTCATTGCCATAGAAACTTTGAGTGGCCACATGAAATATGGGGTAAAGGTGAACGGTATTGACAGATCAAATATGGAATAAAACTTTACAATATCATTCCTGGCATTTATAACTCATCCCCACAGACAATTATTTGGTACATTTTTGACCTGGCAGAAGACTGGTGCATGGGTGTCAGCCAGTGCGTTGCGGAGGTCTTGGGCAGTCAGCAGGCTCGGGGGCAGGCGgtccacacacagacatttggAGTGCAGCAGCGGGTATGTGAGCGAGCCCACCTCTGTCCAGTGGACGTACAGCATGCGGGAGCCCAGCTGCTTCCCCAAGAGCTCTGACTTGGCCCTGGCCGCCGAGTCTTTCTTCATGTACTCCACAAAGCCGTAGCCCTTGGAATGCCCGGTAGAGGCGCTGTATACCAGAAAGCAGCGTTCCAGGTTTCCAAAGGGTCGCACCAACTCCTCAAACTGCTGCTGGGTGAAAGCGCGGGGCAAGTTGGCGATGCACAGTAGAGCGTCTGTCGGCTGCAGCTGCACAGAGATCTCCCGGTCCCGTAGCACATGCTGGTGGAACTCTTTGATGGCACACTGTGCCTGCTCCCCATTGAGCAGTGTCACAAATGCTGAGGGCGATagggacagagggaggaagagggacaataaaaaacacaattcgGTGTCAAGTGAGAGTGTGACATTTGTTCAGTCAGCACTAAGAGCAAGATCGATTTTACTCTTGGAGAGCAAACCTTGGTTGTGACCTCATTCCTCCTTTAGCAGGTctgataaaaaagacaatgCTGGTGGCACGATGTCACCGCACAACAGCTTTTATGTCACTGCAACATTTCCCCTCATTGAAACTACAATGGTTGTCACAGGGCCTGACAAGAATCAAAGGCATTCCATCTCCACTGTTGACAGCTAAAAAGTCACATCTAGACCTGTATGAGTTTTAATGTTATTGGCACCAACTTTTAGAAAGTCTACTTATTTTACAGACTATTGTTACAAAGCAGACAAATATACTAGAGCCCAATAGTGTGCTGCGGCTCAAGTACAGCTATCATCCTGTTACCTATGTTTTGATAGAGAAGCAGAaagatttgttgtgttttaaagaTAATATTTTACCAGCCAACTGGCGAGacagtttacaaaaaaacacatctaaaaTGTGACTGGTTATCTAACACAACAGCTTTGTAGAAACCAACCCTGAAATTACCATCTGACCCATTAtaaatcagccacttctcagtGGGATACCATGCCATCATCCaatgtataaaaacattttacatgcTTAGTCTAAGCTGACTTCTGGTGctcagtttttgtttgtcttttctgcAACCGCCTTGGATTAAGACACAGCTTACAGTCAGGGGCAATACAAGGTCCCCTCAGGATTATTTAAAACCCAATATCATGATGGCATTCATGCATACAAATAGATAAATATGTTCTGACAATTGAGCTCAACATCTGTCAACAAAAGACAGATCAGTAACTGACAATGTGCAGAAAAGGTCATAAGCATGTCAGAAGTATCTGTCAGAAGgtataaaagtgtttttggaaTATTTTTGGAATAAATTCTTATTCCTCCAATTTTGTCAAGTCATTCTGTTCAGCTTTTCCTACAATGTAGGCATTTGAGAGCATATTTTCATGTAGTCCAGCCACATAAACTTTGCAACAATTTTCCCCCAAACTTTTAACCAATAGATTACTTTCACAACATGGGTTCTCCAAGCTACACTtggagaaaattactcactgGAATAATGATCGCTAGCTGGACAACTTTCCTTGCTAGCAGACTCTCACAACAGCTTGCTATCTCTGCCAGTGCTGCCAGAGTTAGCACGCTGTTGTGTACATCACAGACTACAGTCACACCTCCACAGAGCTAGGATACATATCAGCATGGAGTAAGTAGGATATAATTATGGTAATTTAGTGAAGGGCCAAAAATCTAGTCACCGCCAGTGATGAAATACTGGAGCACATTCACCATCTAGATTACATCTTTACTGAAGCTGCAAATGAAGTGATGTTTCGACACAAAAAGCATCTTCTCCGCATgctgtttgttcattttgttcaGCGTCTTGCTTGTAGTTAAGAACCTTATCCTCATTATGAACTTAGCCCTATAAACTGAGAAGCAAGTCTTCCACATTGAGAGGACTGTAGCTCCATTACTTTACTCTAAATGGTGAACTTATCTAAATGCAGACATCCTGGGTTGCTTGAACAAACTATCAAGTTTGTGTTGTTATTATGGAGTTAGATTCTCTGTGATATGTCCTTTACTCCTTGTATCTGAACTCAAAGCACATGCAGCGTCTAACATGATGGACAAGCAGTTAAACCAACCTGTGCCCTTGTATTTGTCGACAAAGCAGTACTTCAAGTCATAGTTGCCCAACAGTTCATGGACCTCCTGTAAATAGTGAAAGAAAATAGTCACATCCAGGCatttaaattaatcattaaagtGATGTAATGCAGTTTGTAAACAGGGTATCATTCTCCACATAAACTATTACTTTCTCAGTTGTAAATTTTGAGCATCACTGCTCATTTGTAGATTTTGGTAAATCACATAACACATTCATGTTCACTGGGAAACAAGCAACGCAAGTGCACCTGTGGGGGGATGAGGGAGGTGAATAACTGACTCATTGTTGTAGGAGAAATTGTTCTGCGCTGCTTTTGCCCATTCACAAACGAAATGGCGATGCTGTCTAGCATTTTCTGAAACGTTTTGTCTCCACGCCTTCCACCTTTTGTT contains:
- the raver1 gene encoding ribonucleoprotein PTB-binding 1 isoform X2 produces the protein MAAVVSVSTAARDESTDTGLSFASRPLHENYDLAADHENWRTGDRRHPELEPGEEDATPGRECQRRVDEDLTSLSPDEIESRLERTRREFYNRRKIIMKNLPSDVSNQEVHELLGNYDLKYCFVDKYKGTAFVTLLNGEQAQCAIKEFHQHVLRDREISVQLQPTDALLCIANLPRAFTQQQFEELVRPFGNLERCFLVYSASTGHSKGYGFVEYMKKDSAARAKSELLGKQLGSRMLYVHWTEVGSLTYPLLHSKCLCVDRLPPSLLTAQDLRNALADTHAPVFCQLAQGQDGSFRRFAVLEFATAEMAEEAQRLTDGRLLGGTHIRMSFCAPGPPGRSMLAALIAAQTTAVNRGKGLLPDPTAMQILTGLNNPATLKMLLNPLSQGHKQGLLGAAPTMPLLANPALSAALLQLLLQNQAKAQQAGLIGENPLAALPVQQGVHLLGDLPQGGVVPGLGLQADPLAPLKPMPLGRALAREQESPTAACTFPQTSSPTLQGISMPLMGGMIGADGLTAQGVSILGDPPKEVNLPQNAFLNVSNVFPSGGNCRPHPYRKRPTLSNVSNQHSHQSIQPNYNLRYQESYSPEYPPVHQDPLTHLYEQQENLDTGALAGFGQQLSRHPEYSERFSHYSYPPSPPLSSYFSSGPETPSNGSLPSTQLNRAVGMPPVSHTTNYPPGLGNAVRTPIGSHKRVFSRLIPSPEPSPEGGYVGQHSQGLGGHYADSYLKRKRIF
- the raver1 gene encoding ribonucleoprotein PTB-binding 1 isoform X1; translation: MAAVVSVSTAARDESTDTGLSFASRPLHENYDLAADHENWRTGDRRHPELEPGEEDATPGRECQRRVDEDLTSLSPDEIESRLERTRREFYNRRKIIMKNLPSDVSNQEVHELLGNYDLKYCFVDKYKGTAFVTLLNGEQAQCAIKEFHQHVLRDREISVQLQPTDALLCIANLPRAFTQQQFEELVRPFGNLERCFLVYSASTGHSKGYGFVEYMKKDSAARAKSELLGKQLGSRMLYVHWTEVGSLTYPLLHSKCLCVDRLPPSLLTAQDLRNALADTHAPVFCQLAQGQDGSFRRFAVLEFATAEMAEEAQRLTDGRLLGGTHIRMSFCAPGPPGRSMLAALIAAQTTAVNRGKGLLPDPTAMQILTGLNNPATLKMLLNPLSQGHKQGLLGAAPTMPLLANPALSAALLQLLLQNQAKAQQQAGLIGENPLAALPVQQGVHLLGDLPQGGVVPGLGLQADPLAPLKPMPLGRALAREQESPTAACTFPQTSSPTLQGISMPLMGGMIGADGLTAQGVSILGDPPKEVNLPQNAFLNVSNVFPSGGNCRPHPYRKRPTLSNVSNQHSHQSIQPNYNLRYQESYSPEYPPVHQDPLTHLYEQQENLDTGALAGFGQQLSRHPEYSERFSHYSYPPSPPLSSYFSSGPETPSNGSLPSTQLNRAVGMPPVSHTTNYPPGLGNAVRTPIGSHKRVFSRLIPSPEPSPEGGYVGQHSQGLGGHYADSYLKRKRIF
- the raver1 gene encoding ribonucleoprotein PTB-binding 1 isoform X3, coding for MAAVVSVSTAARDESTDTGLSFASRPLHENYDLAADHENWRTGDRRHPELEPGEEDATPGRECQRRVDEDLTSLSPDEIESRLERTRREFYNRRKIIMKNLPSDVSNQEVHELLGNYDLKYCFVDKYKGTAFVTLLNGEQAQCAIKEFHQHVLRDREISVQLQPTDALLCIANLPRAFTQQQFEELVRPFGNLERCFLVYSASTGHSKGYGFVEYMKKDSAARAKSELLGKQLGSRMLYVHWTEVGSLTYPLLHSKCLCVDRLPPSLLTAQDLRNALADTHAPVFCQLAQGQDGSFRRFAVLEFATAEMAEEAQRLTDGRLLGGTHIRMSFCAPGPPGRSMLAALIAAQTTAVNRGKGLLPDPTAMQILTGLNNPATLKMLLNPLSQGHKQGLLGAAPTMPLLANPALSAALLQLLLQNQAKAQQHAFLGNHLLWAQVLHNKETPLVPCAGLIGENPLAALPVQQGVHLLGDLPQGGVVPGLGLQADPLAPLKPMPLGRALAREQESPTAACTFPQTSSPTLQGISMPLMGGMIGADGLTAQGVSILGDPPKEVNLPQNAFLNVSNVFPSGGNCRPHPYRKRPTLSNVSNQHSHQSIQPNYNLRYQESYSPEYPPVHQDPLTHLYEQQENLDTGALAGFGQQLSRHPEYSERFSHYSYPPSPPLSSYFSSGPETPSNGSLPSTQLNRAVGMPPVSHTTNYPPGLGNAVRTPIGSHKRVFSRLIPSPEPSPEGGYVGQHSQGLGGHYADSYLKRKRIF